Below is a genomic region from Rhodospirillaceae bacterium.
TCTCAAAAGAGGAATTTATCTTTGTGAAGTAACCCTCCAAATTACCGGAACCGATCATATCGGGAGAAAGATCAAAAATTCTCTCCAATTCATATTCCGCTTGTTTGCGTTCGGTGATGTCCTGAATGATGCCAAACATAGACACGACACTTCCATCATTACCAAATTCGCACTCGGCTTTTGCATGGATGGTTCGCACCTTTCCGTCAGTACGAACGATGCGGTGTTCGTATTCAAACGCTTGGCCCGTCTCAATTGCTAAATCAAATGAATTCTGAACACGCTCAAGATCTTCAGTATGGCAGGCACTGACACCTTCATCCAAAGTCATTCGATGAACTTTTGGATCGTATCCATAAATTCTATTCATCTCGTCAGATGATATGAGATTTTTTTCAACTATCGAAAACTGCCAGTGCCCTAAACGAGCAAACTGCTCTGCCCGTAGAAGCCGCTTTTCTTCCTTATATAACTTGCTTTCAAGCTTCTTGCTGCTGGTGCTGTTCTCGACGTTTGACATGTCACAATTCCAATAATGGTTATTGTGTACGTTGAAAAATTATCTTCTTATACCACTCGCGTAGCAGGTTGTCTCTTTCCGGATAAAAGCAGACAAGTTCTCACAGGCCCGGCCATGTTTGCCTTCAATTGAAAGCAGACATGGCCGGGCTTAATCTGAGCGTTATTTAAAGGGGCATACTAGCCCAACGCGACGACGATTTCCTCGGTCATTTTCTTGGCGTCGGAGAACAGCATCATCGTCTTGTCGTTATAGAATAGCTCGTTCTGGACCCCGGCATAGCCGGTCGCCATGGAGCGTTTGATGAACAGCACCGTTCCGGCCTTCTCAAGATCAAAGATCGGCATCCCGTAGAT
It encodes:
- a CDS encoding PAS domain-containing protein, with translation MSNVENSTSSKKLESKLYKEEKRLLRAEQFARLGHWQFSIVEKNLISSDEMNRIYGYDPKVHRMTLDEGVSACHTEDLERVQNSFDLAIETGQAFEYEHRIVRTDGKVRTIHAKAECEFGNDGSVVSMFGIIQDITERKQAEYELERIFDLSPDMIGSGNLEGYFTKINSSFE